The genomic stretch tgttcagagggccgtagtttggggacccGTGTTATAGGCTGATATTTAATTATCTGGGCTTGATTTAGTAAAAACTAAGACTGAGAATAAATACTGGGGGGGGGGAAAGCTGGCTAATTacatggatatatatatatatatatatatatatatatatatatatatatatatatatatatatatatatatatatatacagtacagaccaaaagtttggacacaccttctcattcaaagagtttttttttattttcatgactatgaaaattgtagagtcacactgaaggcatcaagggctatttgaccaagaaggagagtgatggggtgctgcgccagatgacctggcctccacagtcaccggacctgaacccaatcgagatggtttaggggtgagctggaccgcagagtgaaggcaaaagggccaacaagtgtcAAGCATCTCTCgaggaactccttcaagactgttggaagaccatttcaggtgactacctcttgaagctcatcaagagaatgcaaagagtgtgcaaagcagtaatcaaagcaaaaggtggctactttgaaaaacctagaatatgacatttttcagttgtttcacacttttttatgtatataattccatatataattccacgtgttaatttatagttttgatgccttcagtgtgaatctacaattttcatagtcatgaaaataaagaaaactctttgaatgagaaggtgtgtccaaatttttggtctgtactgtatattagttATGAAATTTCCCAGTAAGATTGCATTAGAGATGTTGGCTGGTGGGATGGTGGTCTCACTGTTCAGTAAAAGCTTAAATCTTTCTGTGCTTGCTTTAAATGTCAACAGCTAAAAACTTCATTCACGGGCTAATTCATACCTGTTTCATTCATTCCTACCTGTGGCATAATAGATTCATACCCATTTTATCATACCTGTTACCTGACTGACACTGCACCTTCCCTCCCTACCCTTCAGCTTGCAGGTGTTGAACCCATTAAATGGCTCCTTGTTACAATTTTGCTCCGCTGGGTGTATCCCAGGGATGGGGTCTAACAACCATTTTCTTAATCTTAAATCAGTTTAAACTCCAAAACAATACATTCAAACAGGAACTATCTAATCATCTGTATAGCATCTGGCATTTTGATATGGTCTTATCTTGTGCCAATTTAAAAACCATACTGTTAGAGAGTTCAGGTAAACAGTGGGGTGCTTGACTGCGTCGTCATGATGTGTCCTGGACACCTCGGTAATTCATTGAGAAATTAAAGCTAAACAAGCAAATCTTTTTATaatcttattttttatagtgTGTTATTAGACTTACTTGGTCCCAGGCTGAATGAGAAAGCTGCCACATAAACAAGCAGACTGACCAGCGAGATCCATTTCAGGGAAGGAGGCACCTCATTTACTGACATGGATTCTAGTGAAATCTCAGATCTCGCTTTCCAAGAACCCTCCGCTGGTGTCACGGAGTTCGTTACAGCTGCTCTGTGATTCTCTGTGGCGTTCCAGGGCCCCTGAGTGTGTTTAAAAGGGTTTATTCGAAGACGAGAGTTATTGTGTTCTGAGAAAAAATCAGCatgatgtgtgtttgtcctAATGCCAGCATCATGTCTCTTCCACATCAGGGATTGATTTAGGAGGCCTGGGCTCTGGCACAAGCTGGCCATTTGTGTTTGGCTGTGTAGTGTTACGCCACCTAACGCAGCCGTCGAGAGCGTCATAACGACAGCACCTACACAAAGGAAAGCTTTGGGCCCGACCCGGTCCACTAATAAGACTGCTGGGATGGTACCGATCAGTTTAACCACCCCGAGGCCGGTGGAGGCAAGCGTAGCAGCTTCGTTACTGTGGAATCCCACCCCGCGCAGTACCGTGGAGGCATAGGCCAGAAGGTTGGGCTGCCCCGTAGCCTGCTGGAGAAACACCAGTGCCATTCCCACAAACATCCTCCTTCGCATATTGGCACCAGATCGGAACAGATCCATGAAGCCCTGTTGGTGCTCAGCACCCAGAGCTGCCATGATTACCTTCAGCTCCTCCTCCACCGCTTCTGAGACGGTCCCCCGTAAACGAGCGAGAGTTTTTCGTGCCTCCGTCTGTCTGCGCCTGGTCAGGAGAAATCGCGGACTTTGGGGCAACACCGGCATGATGCACATCTGCAGGCATGCAGGCACCAGAACTCCGCTCAACGTGAATCTCCAACCGTCCACCATTCCTGCAAATGCCCAACTCAGCCCGAATCCCAGCAGGACCCCCAGGACCACCATCAGCTCGTAGACGCATACGCACCTCCCGCGCCAGGCAGCAGGCGCCACCTCCGCAATGTACAGGCAGGACGCCGTGCCCGAGAGTGCCACGGCCATTCCCACCAACACACGGCCCACCATCAGTGTCCAGAAGGAGGGAGCGCAAACGCTCAGCAGTGTGCCACATGCGCACAGCGCCGCCGTGAGGATGATGGAGAAACGGCGTCCGTAGCGGTCCACAACAGTGCCACCTACCACTGAGAGTAGGAATGCTCCGAGCAGCAGGGCACCCACGGCTTGTTCCTGCTGCGGGCACGAGAGCGCCAGTACTTCCCTGAGCTGGAGCAGCGCTCCAGAGATCAGTCCCATCTCATAGCCCAGCATGAGACCACTGAAGGAGGCCACAGACACAGCGCACACCACCAGCACTGCTCCACAGCCTGGACAGAGCACAGATAGACACGATGAGACACATTTGTGTCCACTACTGAATCCTCTAAGGAGAAACATAAACCATTCAATTTTATTAGAAACTGTGTCATGTATTTCAAAATATGTAATAACATCAAGGATACAAAATCCCTTTCCTAATCTTGGGGGGGTTCCTTTTAATGGCAGGTGTGTGCTCAGTTATCTGTACAATTTGGACTTCTgtttggaaggttgtgagtttaactCCTAGGATCACCAACCCACCAATGTAGGGCCCCTAAGCAAGACTTGTATACTTAACTGTTTctcccaaatgccataaatgtcaaAAGAAATAGCCAttattaaatggaaataaaaattaggcaaaactggaaactttccatgggaattaacaggaaaatatgggaattaatgggaataaactgtgaattcacaaaattgcaggttagcctatAACAGGGAACAATTTTAGTTACATTTCTAAACTGCACAATAATTAATAGCTACCAGCACATTACTGCAGGGTTATTGAGGCCACGCCCACTACTTGAATTGTGCATATTCCTCTGTAatataacacacatcattcctTGTATCCTGCACACAtaataaatgtcaaaaaatgtcTATCCTGGTGAGTATTCAGGTAATTATATACGTAtaacatacatttataattgtaaaaacaaatgcactGAGCAGACATTTAGGTAGATGATAAGAATAAATGGGGTATATAAAATGAATTCTAAAATTCCTAGAAATTCTTGGTTAAGTTTCCAACTGAGAATAATATCTAAAATTTCCCCAGAACTAGTTCCCATGGATATTTTCTAAAAAGTTTTCAGAAATGTACTGAAAATGTTCCACCTCTTCACAACCCTTTTCAAAATATCAAATTATGACATATGGTAAAATATTTGGATTTCCAACGTATCGACAATTACATATAAAAGTTATTTGTATCTACGGGGATTATGGAAACTAGAGGTCGACAGATAAATGATTTCACCGATGCCGGTAGCTGGGTTGTGTTAAtctgaatatataaattatgcaAGTGTATTAATCTGGCCGCACAATTGTTTATGGCCTTCTCTTTTTCTAAAACGCTGACTCATCGAATCGGAGCAGAACATACTAATCACTTGTCTGCTAGGTACTTTGATAAACCCCTCTATCTCCAGGCAACAGTAGCATGTTGGCATTTCTGACCCAGACACCAGCAGGTGGTTTGGGTTTCTACGAAATCATCATCGGACGAGCTGCTCCTCAATGACAGCACTCGCGATCATGAGAACGTGTTCGGCAGCTTGTGTTTGGTTACTCGTTCGTGCGTGAATGGCGAATAATAAATGCatgcaaataaacaacaaaaaattctgATTGCTGGTGACTGAGGGAATTCCTTTTTACAGAATGCAAgtgacctcacctacatcagtacctgactttactaacacctctgtggctgaatgagcacatacAAATCCTATGGTCTGGGGTCCCCACAATTTTTGTCCATTCAGTTCATCTACTtggaatttgtgtgtgtaaattcagATTTATCATAACCCTGGGACCCCTTTCTAAACCtcacaaaaaagacaaatatgaGTCTATGCATCTATTAATAGCCACCTCGTgtttaacaaacaaaatcatgtctacttcatacaaaaaaaaaacgttatcaTTAAAATATCCAGTGTTCCATGCATATACAATATACTATCTActatcctccactcttccttGCTCCTGATCCTGGCATGTTCGTCACTTGCACAATGCTTAGATTTGTTCACAGCAATAGATTCTTTTAGCGTTTCAACAAACTGACATTTTTGCTATTTCAAATATGTCCAACCTGAGAGATTATCTTTTCTATATCCTCCTGTCAGCTCTATGATTTAAACTACAATGCTAACAGACTTACAGAAATATTTGTTTTGCTCGAGGTGTGTCTGAGAAAGAACAGTCAtgtgtgttcagtgtttgtACAAGTTAAGAAAAACTGTGAAACACTTCTACTAAAGTTTTCTagcttcatatatatatatatatatatatatatatatatatatatatatatatatatatatatatatatatatatacacacacagtaatcccctgctttACCGCGGTTTGAATCTGGCGCCcacggtttatcgcggaattgcatttgtcacataactaatttgtttgtaGATGTagagggaattgtttttatggagttttatgttgaaataatgaaatctattaataaaaaatataattattaattatgaaatgaagtgaaatgttaatacagtacagtaccgtatacataaaatagcatttttgagTGGCGCCCGTTTATTGtggtttttcgtttatctcaggcggttttggaacgtaacctccgctataaacgggggattactgtatatgcatatatgtttatgtatatatatatatatatatatatatatatatatatatatatatatatatatatacacacacacacacagagatggtCCCccagttacgatggttcgacttacgtTTCATCTtacaaaattttacaaatattttaggtTAAATTGTCTTGCATTTTATACAGtacggtactgtaaattgctctgttttgctatatgatgtactgtaatttgttcaactattaacaaatgacagtatactaccccatactgatcactgtTCTTTAGGACTCCTGGTTTGGTAAAGCCACATCATTATTGTTAGTCAGGGATTTATACCACATCACGTTGGAATTCTCGACTCTGAATGGTCAGATGGTGTTTATTTTCTctaacagcatctccagcaatAGTTCCACTACTGCTTCCTCTTTATAGGAATGGATCGGTTGACCTGCTGATTTGTGTCACGAACGTAATTCAATGTCAAATGTATTTACTTAATATAAGAAACAAGTGTTTGTCCTCCTGAGACCAAAATATCCTCTATTAGCAACACTGATATTGCATTTCAGACCGTGCAATTTCTTTGACTATCCATGTGCTATTGAGTCTAGGGTTGCAGTTGTCTAATCAGCTTCTATAAtatctattaatataaaaattaactaTAGTAATTTTTTATCAAAGTTTGACATGACAGTTCATATAATGGGCTTGAAATGGCGTCATTCCAAAGTTAATAATGGTACATGTTTGTCTAACATGACATATTTGAACAGATggattggatttaaaaaaacgaACAAACATGTCACcagactaaaaaataaataaatcccccCGTAAAACCTGCTTTCAGCTGTtcactctaaataaaaaaaaaaacatacctgtgtgtgcaggtgcagctttctcagtgtgtgtgtgcacatcttGAGCATGTAGATCCGCCTGGTCCGGGTGGTCAGAGGTCATTCTGTTGGTCTCAGCCGTAAGATCCATGATCTCCCACCAGGCTGATGCAGCTGCGGGgtatagagaaaaaaatagtGCAGGGAGATTTTTGAAGAAATCTTGATCTTTGGGATCATAGAAATATTTGttctgtgtgtttatgcatCAGGAAAGTTTACTCCTAAGCTGAAATGTTGCTAAAGATCCCATTAAGCCCTCTCCTCCACCTTGTTCTTCTACTTTCAGACTGAAACTAAATGAAGAGCAGTTTCgaaatcagcaaaacaaagcCTAAAGAGAAACCCAATTATTCATGTTTTTGGCATGTAAACAACGAACGATGGGGCAGAACTTGTCACGCAGgacttacaaacaaaaaaattgctttgGATTGCAAGGAATTTTTAAAGCGACACCTATATATGTGTCATGAAGTCCCATCTCTGTGGTTTGTACTGAGCTCGCTTGTGCAAATTCCTATTGCGTTCATTTGCATCTCTTTAGTCTCTAATTTATGTCAGGCAGCATAGACAGAAAGAATTAACTCTCTAAGAATTTACAAAGAGCCACCATTGTTTCCTCTACAGTCACTAACATTATTGTGAACCGCACGCTGTCATCTCATATGCGTTGCATTAACGCAATCAACAAGGGGTTCTATATCGCAACAATGCACATTCAGACTTATTCGAGAAATATTATCATTCGCATTTGTACAGACCTTGCACAAACCGTACAGTTAATATctttataaagaataaagatgAGTCTGAATCTGATTCTGGTGTAACAGAGCGTTTCCTGTCCATATGACAATATACTTTTGTATCTCAAtatactcatcatcatcattaaaactAATCCTGCTGTCCAGGAAACTAATCGTGTCCAAATACACCTGAAGTCTGAAAACTTgaggtttttttgggggttgtTATTGTTACATTATTCATCTATGCATCAATGTTACCTGGAAAGAGTGCACATAGTGAAAGTTGAATGCATTACAGAATGCAatgcagatttttatttttttaaagcaacacacacacacacacacacacacacacacacacacacacacacactggacaaATCTACCAAGGTCAATTCAGCTTGATTAGACTTTGTAGACTTGTTGAAGTGCAAAGCAGGCCAACTGTAGCAAGCACAAGTGTTGGCAAGATTTTTGACTGGttgaagaaagaaagtgaaTCAAGTGCGGGTACAATGTGAACACAACCGCCGTTAAAGGAATTGGaacaaattcaataaaaaagaaaagaagaaaaaaagaaagaaagaaaataacttACATGTTTGGACCCTTTTAGGATACTTTCCTCCTTTGCTGCTTAGGAAATCATTGCTGTAGCCCGGacccttcttccttccttccagaTTTAATGCCTTCCACTTCTGCTCGGTTCCAGGACACGCTCCTAAATGGCTCCGTCCACAATCCGCATACTTCCTTACTACATAGTATGGCTAACTAGTGCGCCTCAAAGCACTCCCCTTACTACCCTCAGACTATCGCATAATACTATTTAGTGCGTTAGTATACGGCATGATCGGTCGCCATGACGACCAGTCGCGACAGGACCTCTATTTTCGGTTGCCTCGAT from Silurus meridionalis isolate SWU-2019-XX chromosome 16, ASM1480568v1, whole genome shotgun sequence encodes the following:
- the slc2a12 gene encoding solute carrier family 2, facilitated glucose transporter member 12 yields the protein MDLTAETNRMTSDHPDQADLHAQDVHTHTEKAAPAHTGCGAVLVVCAVSVASFSGLMLGYEMGLISGALLQLREVLALSCPQQEQAVGALLLGAFLLSVVGGTVVDRYGRRFSIILTAALCACGTLLSVCAPSFWTLMVGRVLVGMAVALSGTASCLYIAEVAPAAWRGRCVCVYELMVVLGVLLGFGLSWAFAGMVDGWRFTLSGVLVPACLQMCIMPVLPQSPRFLLTRRRQTEARKTLARLRGTVSEAVEEELKVIMAALGAEHQQGFMDLFRSGANMRRRMFVGMALVFLQQATGQPNLLAYASTVLRGVGFHSNEAATLASTGLGVVKLIGTIPAVLLVDRVGPKAFLCVGAVVMTLSTAALGGVTLHSQTQMASLCQSPGLLNQSLMWKRHDAGIRTNTHHADFFSEHNNSRLRINPFKHTQGPWNATENHRAAVTNSVTPAEGSWKARSEISLESMSVNEVPPSLKWISLVSLLVYVAAFSFSLGPMVYVVLSEIFPTGIRGKAVSVVSAFNWAMNLLISMTFFTLTEKAGLPTVIFSYSAMSFVLLIFVIVFVPETRGRSLEQISKELAMKNHLDSTLLCQRWRKKPKTDLRQEEKSLSVV